The window atatacttttagGTCCTTAGTCATTTTATACatcaacttttaaattatttatctggATTTTTGTATACTGTAATATCTGAAGGCATGCAGTACAAATCCCCAAAACTTGTTCTTCGTTCCTTAAAAAGCTCTCACTATTCTGATTGGTTTGCATATCTACACAAATAATCTTCCTAATTTACAGAAAAAGTCCTTATAAAACATGATTCACATTGCATTGAATCTccacattaatttattttgaggattGGCATTTTAATGATACTGGGTTTCCCATTCCTAGTATATGGTATATCTCATTCTATTTGATtaggtcttttaaaatttctacttaaaattattaatgtttgtCAATCTACTCCTAAATATTTATGCTTTTGTCatgctataaatatatatgtttatttttaatagtagcatgtaaaaataaaatcccatattatacttttattcttccaattTACTAAATTAGTTctaatatatgattatatatttaaaaatttctgcatgAAAAACTGCATACAAATACAAATGgagacatttatattttgtttaatttttatgtctttacttTTTACATTACTCTGTATTACCTTTCTTCAATACCTAGGGCCTACAGTATAATATTGATTGAAAGTATGGTGAGGGTGGATTCCATTATGTTTTCCAcaaacataaaaggaaataatttcctCTTTTACCATTAAGAATGATAGTGGTTGAAAACAATACATAGATGCTCCTTGCTAgacttcttattattttcttcctattttctacttttttaaaggttatttgaaatttttgaattCTGTTCAATGTCTCCATTGGCATTTTTGGcatatatttttcctgttttttatattattactcTCAAAATTACAATACATGTTActaaattttcacattttgccTACAGTTACTATTATAGTAATTCAGCTCAGACATAAAGACACTGagatcttatatttttattttctcatgctaCATTTATGTTGTTATTGTTGTGTCTCTTGCATGTGTCTACATAAATATATCAATATCATATAacattatatatcattatatgttatattatataatataacatgttatattatattatgatattataatatatcataatatatCAATATCATATAACTTATACATGCAAATAATATACATGCAAATAATATGCAGACTTTTATGTACCTTAAAGAAATTCAAGTGTATACAATAGATTTTTATATCAAACAAAGTATTCACATTTTagattctctttatccattcttgCAAGTGAGAGATTCATTGTCCACTGATGTCCATCTTCTTAGTTGTTTAATCAACAACATAACTGAAACAACTGTAACTTGATTCAACTGTAACAAGGTGGAAACTCAGAGATGGACTTCCAGAATTGTCCATCTGAAAGCTAAGGTTATGTGTCTGCACTGCACTCCACTTGCATTATTTGGGGTTGTGCTCAGGGATCTTAGCTGCTTCCACATCTAGAAAGTCTTGCCTAGGGACTGTATAGGTGGCTGATGGTCTCCCAGAAGGTTGTAAGCTTCAGAGAAAGAGTGGAGCATGGAAGGAGACACTTTGCTGGATGGTACCAGAAGAAGGAATCTAACAAGGTGAAGTAGAATCTTGTAGAATAGGTTGTTTGGATTCTTCAGTCTCCATTctctcatttgaaaaatgaggataataagcTGTTCACAAtgatgcatgcctttaatccaagtaactcatgaggctgaggcagaaggattgaaagtttgaggccaatctcagtaTCTTAGTGAAAcacaacctaaaaataaaaatataaaagagggttAGGGATAcaactctgtggtagagtgcatgtgggtttagtccccagtactaccagaaaaaaataaggataatagaAGTTCCTACTTGATAAaactgttgtgagaattaaatatacGTAAAGTGTTTAGCATAGTGATTGCATAAAGTGAGTTCCATGTGAATATTGGTTATTATTATATTAGTGGAGGTAAAATCACTAAATGAGAGGTTTCAGAGAAGGTTGAGATAGGAGATTCTCAAATTAGAATTAGTAAGAACATGTGGGTAAGACTAAGTATTCAGGTTGAAGATTCCTGCATTCCACCATGATCTATCTACACCACAAGCAAGTACTCAAGAAGCAATGGTTTGAGATACTTTTTCATCTGGAAGTCAtccaaacatcttttaaaaatgtgtacttcTTTATACAACTCTCAAGACAGTTATTTTCTTACTTCTGCTCTGCAATTAATGTACATGACTTAACAATTAACGTACatgacttaaaataattattacttaAAATTCAACTTTACTTGCAGTTTTACCTCCTATTCCCCAAGGTACTTAATGGCATGTGTTACAGTTATCAATACACAATACTCATCAATAAACACATATTGAATGATCAATAGCTAAGGTTAGCATTTTATATCTGAAGTACAACACTGAGTATTTCTTAATCATAAACATCAGACTTCGCTTGGAACTAATATTTATGTATAAGTTAATTTGTGATATTATGCTCCTTAGTAATTATTAAACAAAGGTTACAGAACTATGCaggtataaaaaacaaaacaacaaattgtCCACTTGAGAATTGACAGAATCTTGAAGTATTGGTTATTTTCATGTTTGAATTGAACTTCTCAATATCTACTACAGAAAATAATGATACTCTGTGGTGCCTTTGAATTCACATATGAATCTCTAATGTCTTCAGAGATTTTTCCCCAgctgagaacaaaatgaaaagagcttTATAACCACAATGTTTTTGGTCTATTACTGAAAGATGAATGAGTTCTCATTTCAAGAGGTAATAAGatttttgacttttgtttatgAATCTGATGTATTAAAATTCATGTACAATTTGCGATAACTTTATTCTCTAAAATTATCTGTGCTCAGAAAGGGTAGTGTGGAAAGAGAACAGGTGTAATCAAGCAATGAGCTAGTGGGCAATATTGGctgattttctctgttttcacCATTACTTtcaggggaaggaagaaatagtCACAGCCCAAGTTATCAGAAATCCTTGTTTTCTACCCATAAGACAGAAACTTATGGTCTTTCAACACTATGCAAAGGTGGCACTCTACCAATGTTGAGATGTTTTGGGATTTCCTTAGTATTtagattgaatattttaaaatgtaaggagaaaaaaatctttccagaaTATCTTCTTGTGTTTTTGCATCTGACTTAGTTAGGAGGTAATCTTAGAAAAAGCTTTGTGAATATACTCAGTAAATTTGGAGAGGGGGTTGACCTGGTCAGAAGTTTTgtgattcttctttttattctatgTTATATTCAGCTGTATAttatattgaaaacaatattATTTCGTACCACAAAATCCAAATTAGAAATCATTATTGCAGTAGGAAACGATttgatttattaaatgaatttatcaAGTTTTTTTCATAGGGAttgtattgatattttaaaacacttaatgCAACgatatttttaacttcaaaaacatacaaattaCCCAGCAAATTTATAATACACTTAAAGTATAATAATCAAtacatataattcatatatatatatatatatatatatatatatatatttcttgtatGCCAGAAAGCtaataaaggtaataaaatttAGCTATTATTGAAGTCATCCTtggaaaaatcaatgaataagaaagaaaaaatgaatattcttttttcctaatatatttagcattcatttttgttattttcatctgccttataacttgatttttttgaaaCCATATAatagatgaagaagaaaagacactatatgaaagaatttttctggtgtttctactaaaactaacataaaacaCTGATAAAGTCACCATTGCACATAAATAAGTAGTGGCCATGGATCATGTTTATTTACTTTCCATAtacattaatgaaaatgaaaccaTCATGTTTATAAACACTTTCATGTCATGTTTCCCCACAGGTCATTTTTCAGCAGCCACTGTCCCATGGATTCCCTGGTCACTGGGAACCACACTGCAGTGACAGAGTTCATTCTATTGGGCTTAACTGAGGATCCAGTCCTCCGAGTCTTCCTCTTTGTGATCATCCTGTGCATCTACCTGGTGACCATCTGTGGCAATCTCAGCACGATCCTTCTCATCAGAGTCTCTTCTCAGCTCCATCATCCCATGTACTTTTTTCTGAGCCATTTAGCTTCTGCTGACATAGGCTATTCGTCTTCTGTCACACCCAATATGCTTGTAAACTTCCTGGTGGAGAGAAATGCCATCTCCTACCTTGGGTGTGCCACCCAGCTTGGTTCAGCAGCATTCTTTGGGACAGTGGAGTGCTTCCTTCTGGCTGCCATGGCCTATGATCGCTTTGTGGCAATCTGCAACCCACTGCTTTACTCCACCAAAATGTCCACACAAGTCTGTCTCCAGCTATTTGTAGTGGCTTATACAGGGGGTTTCCTCAATGCTTCCTcctttgtcatttctttcttttctttgctcttctgtGGACCAAATCGAGTCAAccattttttctgtgattttgctCCTTTAGTTAAGCTCTCATGTTCTGATGTCAGTGTCCCTTCAGTTGTTACCTCATTTTCTGCTGGCTCCATCATTGTGGTCACAGTGTTTGTCATTGCCATCTCCTACATCTACATCCACATCACCATCCTGAGGATGAGCTCCACTGAGGGGCGCcacaaggccttctccacctgcacctcCCACCTCACTGCAGTCACTCTGTTCTATGGGACCATTACCTTCATTTATGTGATGCCCAAGTCCAGCTACTCCACTGACCAGAACAAAGTGGTGTCTATTTTCTACACAGTGGTGATCCCCATGCTGAATCCCCTCATCTATAGTCTCAGGAACCAGGAGATTAAGGGGGCTCTGAAGAGACAGCttagtaagaaaatattttcttagtgacatcttttattttctcaggcTTGATATAGTAAAAGTATCCCATAGATATAATGAATATAACCTGAGTGCTtgtgtttgaaatatatttttcaacataTCATATTCAGTGTAGAGCTTCTCAGTAAATATAAGAGTTCAATTTTCAGATGTTATAGTATTCAGGGATTCATACTGAGTTGCCATTAATAAaactaaatcaaattttaaaattaagaattcaaattgactcacagaaaacaaaatctgcTGAAAATGCTTTTGAAGTaggaatcaatggaaataatggacaatataaacaaaatcacAAAGTCTGAAAATGTGGAAATTAATTAACATAGACTATAATATTACTTAGAGTAAAATGCTAAAAGATCACTTGAAATGTATATTATCACAGAGAACAAACAGAACTAAAAAGCATGCAGAACAATCATACAGAACTTCGTAACTGAAAACTTCACCATACCCACAGACTTACACCAGGTTTGCTCCTCTGGTATCATAATGCTGAGGAATTTTACATAGGATTTCATGTGATAGTACAGGCAGAAGAGCATC is drawn from Urocitellus parryii isolate mUroPar1 chromosome 4, mUroPar1.hap1, whole genome shotgun sequence and contains these coding sequences:
- the LOC144254409 gene encoding olfactory receptor 5P76-like translates to MDSLVTGNHTAVTEFILLGLTEDPVLRVFLFVIILCIYLVTICGNLSTILLIRVSSQLHHPMYFFLSHLASADIGYSSSVTPNMLVNFLVERNAISYLGCATQLGSAAFFGTVECFLLAAMAYDRFVAICNPLLYSTKMSTQVCLQLFVVAYTGGFLNASSFVISFFSLLFCGPNRVNHFFCDFAPLVKLSCSDVSVPSVVTSFSAGSIIVVTVFVIAISYIYIHITILRMSSTEGRHKAFSTCTSHLTAVTLFYGTITFIYVMPKSSYSTDQNKVVSIFYTVVIPMLNPLIYSLRNQEIKGALKRQLSKKIFS